Proteins from a genomic interval of Yoonia sp. GPGPB17:
- a CDS encoding protein-L-isoaspartate O-methyltransferase family protein codes for MMVDTQVRPSDVTKFPIIDAMLAVPREDFVPDAKREAAYVGENLDIGGGRIMLEPRTLAKMIDALEIAPDHVVLDIACGLGYSTAVLTRMSDFVVAVEDDEARAQEAQSILSQQGADNAAVMTGALSEGAAKSGPYDIIILQGGVEQVPDALLDQLREGGRIAAVFSEGTLGVVRIGHKIDGAVNWRFSFNASAPVLEGFEKNAAFAL; via the coding sequence ATGATGGTAGATACGCAAGTGCGTCCGTCCGATGTGACCAAGTTTCCGATTATTGACGCTATGCTGGCTGTGCCACGTGAGGACTTTGTGCCGGATGCAAAGCGAGAAGCCGCTTACGTCGGTGAGAACCTGGATATCGGTGGCGGTCGGATAATGCTTGAGCCGCGGACATTGGCCAAGATGATTGATGCGCTTGAAATCGCGCCGGATCATGTCGTGTTGGATATTGCCTGTGGGCTTGGTTATTCAACGGCGGTGCTGACGCGTATGAGCGATTTTGTTGTCGCTGTCGAAGATGACGAAGCGCGCGCCCAAGAAGCGCAATCCATTCTTTCGCAACAGGGTGCTGACAATGCAGCCGTAATGACCGGTGCCTTGTCAGAAGGCGCGGCAAAGTCTGGTCCGTATGACATTATCATTTTGCAAGGCGGGGTCGAGCAAGTACCTGATGCCCTGCTTGATCAGCTTCGTGAAGGTGGCCGTATCGCGGCTGTCTTTTCGGAAGGTACGCTTGGTGTCGTACGTATCGGACACAAGATTGATGGGGCCGTAAATTGGCGGTTTTCGTTTAACGCCAGTGCGCCAGTTCTTGAAGGTTTTGAGAAAAACGCAGCTTTTGCGCTTTAG
- a CDS encoding DUF1045 domain-containing protein, with amino-acid sequence MTYSRYAIYYVAPDGALADFGARWLGWDVVRGCATNQPNVPGLGGITTKPRKYGFHGTLKAPFRLAQGKTPQDLEKAVTAMAASQGVTQCAGLTLTTLGQFLALTPVGDTAGLRKLAETCVITLDAFRASPSSAEREKRSVGLTPRQLAMLTTWGYPYVMDEFRFHLTLSGALDAADIDHWKEIVQQHLPSLPAPFIIDAIALCGERQDGQFELIRRYDLTG; translated from the coding sequence ATGACGTATTCTCGCTATGCGATCTACTATGTTGCGCCGGACGGTGCATTGGCCGACTTTGGTGCCCGTTGGCTGGGATGGGATGTTGTGCGGGGATGCGCGACTAACCAGCCTAACGTACCTGGCCTTGGCGGCATAACGACAAAGCCACGCAAATACGGGTTCCACGGTACACTCAAAGCGCCGTTCCGGCTGGCCCAGGGCAAAACACCCCAAGACCTCGAGAAGGCGGTAACAGCGATGGCGGCCAGCCAGGGCGTGACGCAATGCGCCGGTTTGACGCTGACAACGCTTGGCCAGTTTCTGGCTTTGACACCCGTTGGAGATACCGCCGGTTTGCGCAAGCTAGCCGAAACCTGCGTGATCACGCTTGATGCATTTCGCGCATCACCCAGCAGCGCCGAGCGCGAAAAGCGCAGTGTTGGTCTGACTCCTCGGCAACTTGCTATGCTCACAACCTGGGGATACCCATATGTGATGGATGAGTTCCGTTTTCATCTGACGTTAAGTGGGGCGCTGGACGCGGCAGACATCGACCACTGGAAAGAGATTGTACAACAGCACCTTCCCTCCCTGCCCGCACCGTTTATCATTGATGCAATTGCCCTGTGTGGCGAGCGACAAGACGGCCAGTTTGAGTTGATCCGGCGCTACGACCTGACAGGCTGA